From the genome of Pseudomonas helvetica:
ACGACAAAACTGGCCAGCGCCAGTTGTGGTTTGCCCAACAGGCGAATGCCATTGCGCGCCTGCAAGCCCTTCAACAGGTAATCATGCAGCGCGGCTTCGTGGGCGCACACGGCGTCCTGGTCGAGACCGGCGAGATAGTCGAGGGTCGCGCCCAGGCCAATCACGCTGGCAATCGGCGGTGTGCCGGCTTCAAAGCCCAGCGGGGCTGGGCGGAAGCGTGCGTCGTGGTAGTTGGCGTCCAGCACCATCTCGCCGCCGAACTGCCATGGGCGCAACTGCTGCAAGGCTTCGTTGCGGCCATACAGCACGCCGAGACCGTCCGGGCCATAGAGTTTGTGGCTGGAAAAAACGTAAAAGTCGCAACCCAGTGCCTGCACGTCATGGCGGCCATGGACCACGCCTTGGGCGCCATCGACCACGGTCAAGGCGTTCTGCGCCTTGGCCAGCGCCAGTAACGGCGCTAACGGCTGCCATGCGCCGAGCACGTTGGACAACTGGCTGACCGCCAGCAATCGCGTGCGCGGGCCGATCAACCGGGTGGCGGCGTCGAGATCGATCAGGCCGTCCGCGTCCAGTGGCAACACCACCAATTTCAGCTCGCGACGGTGCGCCAATTGCTGCCATGGCAACAGGTTGGCGTGGTGTTCCAGGGCGCTGATGACAACCTCATCGCCCGGATTGAACAGGTGTTCCAGGCCGTAGGCCAGGAGGTTCAGCGCAGAGGTTGCGCCGTGGGTAAAGATGATTTGCCCGCTGTTGCCGGCATTGAGCCAATGCGCGACTTTGCTGCGGCTGCCTTCGAACGCCTGCGTGGCATGGGCGCCGGGCAGGTGTTGCGCACGATGAACGTTGGCCGCGCCGTTGGCGTAGTAGTGCGCCAGCGCATCGAGCAGGGCTTGGGGTTTCTGGGTGGTGGCGGCGTTGTCCAGATAGGTCTGGTCTTGCCGTTGCAGAGCGGCGATGGCCGGAAAATCGGCGCGCCAGGGAGAAGGAATCATCATGCCATCGGGCCCTGATAAACATGGGCGGGTGTACGCCTGGCCCTGTAGGAGCAGAACTTGCTCGCGATGCTTTTGGCGGCCTCAAGGGCCCCATCGCGAGCAAGAGCTAGGCGCCCCCTGCTCCTACAGAGATCGTTTGGTGCACTGCTTAGTTGTGAGCGTGCAGCGCTTCGTTCAGTTCGATGGCCGATTTGTGGGTTTTGCATTCCACGGCACCGGTCTCCGAATTGCGGCGGAACAACAGGTCAGGCTGGCCGGCCAGTTCGCGGGCCTTGAGTACTTTGACCAGTTTGTTGTTCTCGTCCAGCAGTGCCACTTTGGTGCCAGCGGTCACGTACAGGCCCGACTCAACAGTGTTGCGGTCGCCCAATGGAATGCCGATACCGGCGTTGGCGCCGATCAGGCAGCCTTCGCCGACCTTGATCACGATGTTGCCGCCGCCCGACAGGGTGCCCATGGTCGAGCAACCGCCGCCCAGGTCCGAACCCTTGCCGACGAACACGCCCGCAGAGACGCGGCCTTCGATCATGCCAGGGCCTTCGGTGCCGGCGTTGAAGTTGACGAAACCTTCGTGCATCACAGTGGTGCCTTCGCCCACGTAGGCACCCAGACGAATACGTGCCGCGTCAGCGATACGCACGCCAGCCGGTACGACGTAATCGGTCATTTTCGGGAACTTGTCGACCGAGAACACTTCCAGCAGCTCGCCACGCAGACGGGCTTCCAGTTGATGTTCGGCCAGCTCGTTCAGGTCGATTGCGCCCTGGCTGGTCCAGGCCACGTTCGGCAGCAACGGGAAGATCCCGGCCAGGTTCAGGCCGTGTGGCTTGACCAGGCGATGGGACAGCAGGTGCAGCTTGAGGTAGGCCTCAGGGGTGGAGCTCAGTTGTGCGTCTTCGGCCAGCAGGGTGGCGACCAGCGGCTTGTGGCTTTCGGCCAGGCGGGTCAGCAACGCCGCTTGAGCAGCGTCGGCACCTTTCAGGGCTTCAGCCAGTTGCGCGGCCTGGGCGGTAGTGAAAGCGATAGCCTGATTGCCTTCGGTGTAGCCCAGAATCGGCGCGATAGCGGCGACCAGCTCAGCCGATGGCTTGAGTACCGGAGCTGCGTAAAACACTTCCAGCCATGCACCTTGACGGTTTTGAGTGCCGACACCAAAGGCCAGGCTGAACAGGGTAGTGGACATGTTTATACCTCTAACAAAATTGAACGGGCTGGCTTACTTGAGCGCTGCCGCGTAAATGTCTGGCTTGAAGCCAATCAGGGTTCGGTCACCGAGATCGAGCACCGGGCGCTTGATCATCGAAGGTTGTGCGAGCATCAATTCGATAGCTTTCGCCTGGTCGAGATCGGCTTTACGTTCGTCGTCGAGTTTGCGAAAGGTCGTGCCTGCACGGTTGAGCACCACTTGCCAGCCGTGCTCGTTGCACCACTGGGTCAGGTGTTCACGGTCGATTCCGGCCGTTTTGTAATCATGAAAGTCAAAATGCACAGCGTTTTCATCGAGCCAGGTGCGCGCCTTTTTCATGGTGTCGCAGGCTTTGATGCCGAAAAGGTGCAACGTTTTGCTTGAAGCGGTCAAGGAATTGCCCCCCTTTGGAGGTGCTGGAAATAAAAGATCAAGGATTATGCCATGAGCGAGCGGGTTCGGCGTCGGCCATGACCGGGCTTTGTCGCATTGCCGATGGCAGCTGTCAGCGGGCAGCTTAAGCGACCAATATGGCACTTCAACGGCGATTGATCGGGAACTCTGGTCGGATTTCATGCAGGAGCTGCCTGCGGCAACTCCTGCGGGCGATGTAACAGTTATCGACGGCGCAGAATGAAGTCGCGAATCCGTTCTGCCGCTTCAACGCATTCCGCCAAAGGCGCGACCAATGCCAGGCGCACTCGGCCAGCCCCCGGATTGAAACCGTCAACCTCGCGGGACAGGTATGAGCCTGGCACCACCGTCACGTGTTCTTCGACAAACAGATCACGGCAGAAGGCGGCATCATCGCCTTCGACGTTCGGCCACAGGTAGAAACCGCCGTCCGGGCGCTGTACGTCCATCACCGGGCTGAGGATTTCCAGTACCGCATCGTACTTCTCGCGGTACAGCGCACGGTTGGCCCGCACATGCACTTCGTCATTCCACGCGGCAACGCTGGCGAGTTGGGTCTGAACCGGCATGGCGCAGCCATGGTAGGTGCGATACAGCAGGAAGCCCTTGAGAATCTCGGCATCGCCGGCGACGAAACCCGAGCGCAGGCCCGGCAGGTTGGAACGCTTGGACAGGCTGTGGAACACCACGCAGCGTTTGAAATCCTTGCGACCCAGTTCCACGCAGGCGCTGAGCAGGCCTGGCGGTGGGGTCTGTTCGTTGAAGTAGAGCTCGCTGTAGCACTCGTCGGCAGCGATCACGAAGTCGTGTTCATCGGCCAGGGCGATCAGTTTCTTCAGGGTTTCGACCGGGATCAGCGCCCCCGTCGGGTTGCCCGGCGAGCACAGGAAGAGGATCTGGCAGCGCTTCCAGATATCGTCCGATACGGCGTCGAAGTCCGGGTTGAAGCCGTTTTCATCCAGGCACGGCAGGTAATGCGGCTTGGCGCCTGCGAGGAACGCTGCGCCTTCATAGATCTGGTAGAACGGGTTCGGGCTGACGATCAGTGCATCGTCGCCGCGATTGACCACGGTCTGGGTGAAGGCGAACAGCGCTTCGCGAGTGCCGTTGACCGGCAGCACGTTGCGCGCCGGATCGATCCAGCCACTCGGCACGCCAAAGCGCCGCTCGCACCAGCCGGCAATGGCTTCCCGCAGGGCCGGGATGCCAAGCGTGGTCGGGTACACCGCCATCTGATCCAGATTGCTCGCCAGCGCTTCAGCGACAAAGCTTGGCGAACGGTGCTTCGGTTCGCCGATGGACAACGCAATCGGGCGCTTGTCCGGGTTTGGCGTCACCGCACCGAGCAGGGCGCGCAGTTTCTCGAACGGGTAAGGCTGGAGCTGGTTCAGAGCGTTGTTCATCGGTGCGGGGTCTCACTCAAAAGCAGTTAAATCATGGCGCGCATTCAGATGCTGATGCGCGACAGTTCGATAGAGGGTTCGGGGCTGACGCTCAGTTGTTCGACGATCGCATCCTGCAAGCGACTGCACAGTTGCGGGTCGGACAACGGGTGATTGCTCGCGTCGGTGATGAAGAACACGTCTTCGACCCGCTCGCCGAGGGTGGCAATCTTGGCATTCTGCAGCGACAGGTCGAATTCGAGAAAGATTGTTCCGATCCGTGCCAACAGACCCGGACGGTCGGGGGCGCTGAGTTCCAGCACCGTCACCTGACGCTGGGCGTCGTTGTGGATCGTCACTTGCGGTGCGAACGCAAAGTGCTTGAGCTGACGCGGCACCCGACGCTGGATGATGGTCGGGTAGTTGTCCGGGTTGCGCAGGGCCTCGGTCAGGCCGTCGCGGATCTGTTTGACCCGCGCCGGGTTGTCGCCAATCGAGTCGCCGTCGGTGTCGAGCACGATATAGGTGTCGAGGGTGAACTGGCTGGTCGAGGTGATCACCCGGGCGTCGTGAATGTTCAGGTTGAGCTGGTCCATCGCCGCCACGGTCACGGCGAAGAAGTCGTGCTGGTCCGGCGCATAGATGAAGATCTGCGTGCCGCCCTCGAACTCGCGCTGGGTGGTTTCCTTGATCAGTACCAGTGGCCCGCCGTCGGCTGGCTGCTGGAGGATCGCCTCAGTGTGCCAGGCCACGTCGCCAGCGGTGTGACGCAGGAAATAGTCGTCGCCCAGTTGCGACCAGAGCTGTTCGACATCATCCGGGTCAGTGCCGCCGCGTACCAGAATATCCAGGGCGGCGCGTTGGGTCTGGCGGATCTGTTCTTCACGATCGACCGGGTTTTCCAGGCCACGGCGCAAGGCGCGCTTGGTTTCGGTGTAGAGCTGGCGCAACAGACTGGCGCGCCAGGAGTTCCACAGCGTCGGGTTGGTAGCGTTGATGTCCGAAACGGTCAGCACGTACAGGTAGTCGAGGCGGGTTTCGTCGCCGACGATCTGCGCGAAGTCGTGGATCACTTGCGGGTCGGACAGGTCTTTGCGCTGGGCGGTGGTCGACATCACCAGGTGGTTTTGCACCAGCCAGACAATCAGTCGGCTGTCCCACAGAGGCAGTTGATGGCGTTGGCAAAACGCTTCGGCGTCGACCGCCCCGATATCCGAGTGATCGCCATGCCGGCCCTTGCCAATGTCGTGGTACAGCCCGGCAAGGTAGATCAGCTCCGGCTTGGGCAGTTTGCCCATGAGCTTGCTGGCCAGCGGGAATTTCTCGGACACCTGGGTGTACTGCAGCTTACGCAGGTGTTTGATCAGGTTCAGGGTGTGGGCGTCGACCGTATAAATATGGAACAGGTCGTGCTGCATCTGCCCGACGATAAAACCGAACTCTGGCAGGTAGCGCCCGAGAATGCCGTAACGGTTCATCCGTCGCAGGTTGCGGTGGATGCCGATCTTGCATTTGAACAGTTCGATGAACAGGCTGGTATTGCGAATGTCGTTGCGGAAGTCGTCATCGATCAGGTGCCGGTGTTCGCGCAGCAGGCGAATGGTGTCAGCCCGCACGCCCTTGATTTCCGGCTGTTGGGCCATCAGCACGAAAATTTCCAGCATGGCAAACGGTGTGCGTCTGAACACGTTGGTGTTGATCGCCTCGATGTAGCCGTCATGCAACTGGAAGCGCGAGTTGATCGGTTGCGGCGGCGCTTCATCTTCCGGCGCGAGGATGACTTCCTCGAAATGCTGGATGATCAGGTCGCTGAGCTGGGCAATGCTCATCACCACCCGGTAGTACTGCTGCATGAAGTTTTCGATGGCGTGCTTGGCGTCATCGCCTTCAAAGCCCAGCAGCCCGGCGATCGAGCGTTGGTGATCGAACAGCAAGCGGTCTTCGGCGCGGCCAGCAAGCATGTGCAGGGCGTAACGAACCTTCCACAAAAACTCCTGGGACGAGGCGAGAAGGGCGTTTTCGCTTTCGACCAGGAAGCCTTCGCCCGCCAGTGCGCGCAGGTTCAGCGTGCCGTATTGGCGGCGTGCCACCCACAGAATCGTCTGAATATCCCGTAGGCCGCCAGGCGAGCCTTTGACGTTGGGTTCCAGGTTGTATTCGGTGTCGTTGTATTTGTGGTGACGTGCCTTCTGTTCAGCACGTTTGGCCAGGAAAAAATCCTTGGCCGGCCACATGTGCTCAGTGCTGGTGACATCGAGCATGCGCTGGCGCAAGTGCTCGGGGCCGGCAATGGTGCGGCTCTCCATCAGGTTGGTGATGATGGTCAGGTCGGCGCGGGCTTGTTCGGCGCATTCGTCCACCGAGCGTACGCTTTGGCCAACTTCCAGGCCGATGTCCCATAGCAGCGTCAGAAAACGCTCGATGGAGTCGCGGAAAACTTCGTGATCGGCGTTATCCAGCAGAATCAGCAAATCGATGTCGGAGTAGGGGTGCAGTTCGCCGCGACCGTAGCCGCCGACCGCGACCAGCGCGATGTCGGCGTCTTCACTCCAATTGAACTGCTCCCAGGCCTGTTGCAGGATGTTGTCGACGAACCAGGCGCGATCTTCTATCAGCCGGCGAATATCCCGTCCGCTGCGAAATCGCGCGTCGAGCACCTCTTGTGCCTGGCGGATGGCCTTCTTGAAGGCCGCGATCGGGCTTGCCTTCAGGGCCAGTTCTGCCTGGAACTGGCCGCGGTCGAAGAGTTCGGGATCCACCTGCGGCATCGATTGGCTTTCCTTCTATAGGCTGGGTGCAGAACTTGTCGGATCAGGCCGAAACGCGAGGGATGGTGTCATCGCTGCGCAGGGTGAAGATCTCGTAGCCGGTTTCGGTCACCAGCAGGGTATGTTCCCACTGGGCCGACAGCTTGCGATCCTTGGTGATCGCGGTCCAGCCATCGCCGAGGACCTTGGTGTCGGCACGGCCCTGATTGATCATCGGCTCGATGGTGAAGGTCATGCCGGCTTTCAGTTCCATGCCGGTACCGGCGCGGCCGTAATGCAGGATTTGCGGTTCTTCGTGGAACACCTTGCCGATGCCATGGCCGCAGAACTCGCGAACCACCGAGAAGCCGTTCTTTTCAGCGTGCTTCTGGATGACTTCGCCGATATCGCCGAGGCGGCAGCCGGGCTTGACCAGTTCGATGGCCTTGTACATGCATTCCTGGGTGACCTGCGACAGGCGCTCGGCCCAGACCGGCACGGTGCCGACGTGGAACATGCGGCTGGTGTCGCCGTGATAGCCATCCTTGATCACGGTGACGTCGATGTTCAGCGTGTCGCCGTCTTTCAGTGGCTTCTCGTTCGGGATGCCGTGGCAGACCACGTGGTTGATCGAGGTGCAGATCGACTTCGGAAAGCCTTTGTAGTTGAGCGGGGCAGGGATGGCTTTCTGCTCGTTGACGATGTAGTCGTGGCAGATGCGGTCCAGCTCTTCGGTCGTGACGCCCGGCTTGACGTATTCGGCAATCATTTCCAGCACGTCGGCGGCAAGCTTGCCGGCGATCCGCATTTTTGCGATGTCCTCTGGGGTTTTGAGGGTGACGGTCATACAGGTTCTCTCTACGCTCAGTGGCGCTTTCTATACGGAATGGGCCTGCGTGATGCTGCTCGCAGCCCTGAAAAACACGATTCTAACAGACGATCACGGCGAATCCGCGCCTCTGTGCATCGCTTCTCTCTATAGAATGGCGCATTCTGGGGGGATTCCAAGGGCCGGAACCAAAGCACTGATCAGGTTTTAAGAATCCGGGTTTCGTTTTCGCCCTCCTTGTGATATAAAATGCGCCGCTTTCCGGGTATACCCCGAAAAGCTTAAATCCACACACGTGTCGACACGATGACCTGGGTGCCTTCAGCTGATGCTGCTGGTTGGTCATTGGGATACGTGGAGGCCAAACCCGACTTATTAAGGAACTATCATGTCCCAAGTCAACATGCGCGATATGCTGAAGGCCGGTGTGCACTTCGGTCACCAGACCCGTTACTGGAACCCGAAAATGGGTAAGTACATTTTCGGCGCGCGTAACAAGATCCACATCATCAACCTTGAAAAAACCCTGCCAATGTTCAACGAAGCTCTGACTTTCGTAGAGCGTCTGGCCCAGGGCAAAAACAAGATTCTGTTCGTCGGCACCAAGCGTTCCGCTGGCAAGATCGTTGCTGAAGAAGCAGCACGTTGCGGTTCGCCGTACGTCGATCACCGCTGGTTGGGCGGCATGCTGACCAACTTCAAAACCATCCGTGCTTCCATCAAGCGTCTGCGTGACCTTGAAGTGCAAGCCGAAGACGGTACTTTCGCCAAGCTGACCAAGAAAGAGGCGCTGATGCGCACTCGCGACCTGGAAAAGCTCGATCGTTCCCTGGGTGGTATCAAGGACATGGGCGGTCTGCCTGACGCACTGTTCGTTATCGACGTTGATCACGAGCGCATCGCGATCACCGAAGCCAACAAACTGGGCATCCCGGTTATCGGCGTAGTCGATACCAACAGCAGCCCGGAAGGCGTTGACTACATCATCCCAGGCAACGATGACGCAATCCGCGCTATCCAGCTGTACATGGGTTCGATGGCTGACGCTGTAATCCGCGGTCGCAACCACGTTGCTGGCGGCACCGAGCAGTTCGTTGAAGAAGCTCCGGTAGCAGCAGCTGAGTAATTGACGCCTTGGCGTTGACTCAGTAAGCAAAAAGGGGGCTTGGCCCCCTTTTTGCCACCTCGAAAACCATTTGTTGGCGCCTGTTTTCAGGATGCCGCTACTGCATCTGTAATGTGCAGCAGCTAACAAGGGTGGTTCGGGAAGAATTGAACGCCCGTTCGATCGGGTGGAATGGTTGATAACCTATCCAAGAGGAATTTTGAAATGGCAGAGATTACTGCAGCGTTGGTCAAAGAACTGCGCGAGCGTACTGGCGAAGGCATGATGGACTGCAAGAAAGCCTTGACCAAGGCTGGCGGCGACATCGAGAAAGCCATTGATGACATGCGTGCTTCGGGCGCCATCAAGGCCGCCAAAAAAGCAGGCAACGTTGCTGCTGAAGGCGCGATCGCTCTGAAAGAAGACGGTAAATCCGCAGTCCTGCTGGAAGTGAACTCGCAGACTGACTTCCTGGCTCTGCAGGACGACTTCAAGGTATTTGTTGCTGCTAGCGTTGAAAAAGCGTTCGCCGACAAGATGACTACCGTTGAGCCTCTGATCGAAGCTCAAGAAGCTGCTCGCCTGGTATTGGTCGGCAAGGTTGGCGAAAACGTCAACATCCGTCGCCTGACTCGCGTTGAAGGTGATGTTGTTGGTGGTTACCTGCACGGCAACAAGATCGGTGTAGCTGTTGTTCTGAAGGGCGGCGACGTTGAGCTGGCCAAAGACATCGCTATGCACGTAGCGGCTACCAACCCTGAATTCCTGCTGCCGTCGGAAGTTTCCGCTGAAGCGATCGAGCGCGAGAAAGGCGTGTTCCTGACCCTCAACGCTGACAAAATCGCCGGCAAGCCAGAAAACATCGTTGAAAACATGGTCAAAGGCCGTATCAGCAAGTTCCTGGCTGAAGCGAGCCTGGTTGAGCAGGCGTTCGTCAAGAACCCTGAAATCAAGGTTGGCGAACTGGCCAAGAAAGCCGGTGCTGAAATCGTTTCTTTCACTTACTTCAAAGTAGGCGAAGGCATCGAGAAGCCAGTCGACAACTTCGCTGAAGAAGTTGCTGCTCAACTGGCTGCTGCCAAGCAGTAAGACGGTTTTTTAACTGTCGCCCTGAAGAGGCTGCCCGCTTACGCGCGCAGCCTCTTTTCAGATGGGGAAGCCAATTTATTTGGTTTTCCGTCGGAACTGGCTTACAAAGCCGTGTTCCGATGGCGCTGTGACAGCGTCACGTTAGAGTAAACGCAGGCTGCAAACAGCCCGCAAAGAATTTTTTAAAATACGCCGCAGGAGAGATTCGCAATGGCTCAGCAGGGCAGTGGTTATCAGGCTCGCTATAAACGCATTCTACTCAAGCTTAGCGGCGAGGCCTTGATGGGCTCCGAAGAGTTCGGGATCGACCCCAAGGTTCTGGATCGCATGGCACTGGAAGTCGGCCAACTGGTCGGTATCGGTGTTCAGGTCGGTCTGGTGATTGGTGGTGGTAATCTGTTCCGCGGCGCGGCACTGAGTGCGGCCGGCATGGATCGGGTGACTGGCGACCACATGGGCATGCTTGCCACTGTGATGAACGCCCTGGCCATGCGTGATGCGCTGGAACGTGCGAATATCTCGGCCATCGTGATGTCGGCTATTTCGATGGTGGGCGTGACCGATCACTACGATCGCCGCAAAGCCATGCGTCACCTGAACTCCAAGGAAGTGGTCATTTTCGCTGCCGGTACCGGCAACCCGTTCTTCACCACCGACTCGGCAGCCTGCTTGCGTGCGATCGAGATCGATGCTGACGTTGTGTTGAAGGCGACCAAGGTTGATGGTGTTTACACCGCTGACCCATTCAAAGACCCGCATGCCGAGAAGTTCGATCATCTGACCTACGATGAAGTACTGGATCGCAAGCTGGGTGTGATGGATCTGACGGCTATTTGCCTGTGCCGCGACCACAAGATGCCGCTGCGCGTATTTAATATGAACAAGCCCGGCGCCCTGCTGAACATCGTACATGGCGGCGCTGAAGGAACCCTGATCGAGGAAGGCGAGCAATGATCAACGAAATCAAGAAAGACGCTCAAGAGCGCATGACCAAATCCCTGGAGTCCCTGGCCCACGCTTTTGGTCAGATTCGTACAGGCAAGGCGCACCCAAGCATCCTGGGCAGCGTGATGGTGCCTTACTACGGTTCGGATACTCCTTTGAGCAGTGTGGCCAACGTCACCGTGAAGGACTCCCGGACCCTGCAAGTCGTGGCTTTCGAGCGCAACATGCTCGCCGCGGTCGACAAGGCGATCCAGAGTGCTGGCCTGAACCTCAACCCGACGAACCTGGGTGAGTTGCTGCTGATCTCCATGCCGGCCTTGACCGAGGAGACCCGCAAGGGCTTCACCAAGCAAGCGCGCAGCGCAGCCGAAGATGCTCGTGTCGCGGTGCGTAATATTCGCCGTGATGCACTGGGCGACCTGAAGAAGCTGGTCAAGGATAAGGAAATCAGCGAAGACGAAGAGCGTCGCGCGAGTGCCGATATCGACAAGTTGATCAAAGACTTCGAGGCTCAGATCAACAAGCTCACTGAAGACAAAGAAAAGGACCTGATGGCCGTATAAGGGGTCAGGACGCCTTCATGGAAAAGACCAAGCAGCCAGTGCTGTCCTCGGTGCCGCGCCACGTCGCGATCATCATGGACGGTAATAATCGCTGGGCTAAAAAACGTTTCTTGCCCGGTGTTGCCGGGCACAAGGCTGGCGTCGATGCTGTGCGCGCGGTTATTGAGGTGTGCGCTGAGGCCGGGGTTGAAGTACTGACCCTGTTCGCCTTCTCCAGTGAAAACTGGCAGCGTCCGGCCGATGAAGTCAGCGCCTTGATGGATTTGTTTTTCAAGGCGTTGCGTCGCGAGGCCAAGCGCCTCAACGACAACAACATCACGTTGCGTATTATCGGCGATCGTTCGCGCTTTCATCCCGAGCTTCAGGCCGCCATGCGTGAGGCGGAGGCAATGACCGTCGGCGCCAATCGTTTTGTCCTGCAGATCGCGGCCAACTACGGCGGCCAATGGGATATCGCCCAGGCAGCCCAACGTCTGGCGCGAGAGGTTCAGGCCGGGCATTTACGTCCGGACGACATTACTCCGCAATTGCTGCAGACCTGTCTGGCTACCGGTGATCTGCCGTTGCCGGATTTGTGCATTCGTACCGGTGGCGAGCATCGCATCAGCAACTTCCTGCTGTGGCAATTGGCGTACTCCGAGCTGTATTTCTCCGACCTGTTCTGGCCGGACTTCAAACACGAAGCCATGCGTAACGCATTGGCCGATTTCGCTTCTCGCCAGCGTCGCTTCGGTAAAACGAGTGAGCAGGTCGAGGCTGGAGCCCGGGTTTAATGCTTAAACAACGAATCATCACTGCGCTGATCCTGCTGCCGATCGCCCTGTGCGGATTTTTTCTGCTCGAGGGCTCCGGTTTTGCGCTGTTTATCGGCCTGGTCGTGACTCTTGGTGCCTGGGAATGGGCGCGTCTGGCAGGTTTCACTGCTCAACCAATGCGTGTCGCTTATGCCGCGTTGGTCGCGGCGATGCTGTTTGTCATGCATGTGCTGCCGGGGCTTTCGCCCTGGGTG
Proteins encoded in this window:
- the frr gene encoding ribosome recycling factor, which codes for MINEIKKDAQERMTKSLESLAHAFGQIRTGKAHPSILGSVMVPYYGSDTPLSSVANVTVKDSRTLQVVAFERNMLAAVDKAIQSAGLNLNPTNLGELLLISMPALTEETRKGFTKQARSAAEDARVAVRNIRRDALGDLKKLVKDKEISEDEERRASADIDKLIKDFEAQINKLTEDKEKDLMAV
- the uppS gene encoding polyprenyl diphosphate synthase, producing MEKTKQPVLSSVPRHVAIIMDGNNRWAKKRFLPGVAGHKAGVDAVRAVIEVCAEAGVEVLTLFAFSSENWQRPADEVSALMDLFFKALRREAKRLNDNNITLRIIGDRSRFHPELQAAMREAEAMTVGANRFVLQIAANYGGQWDIAQAAQRLAREVQAGHLRPDDITPQLLQTCLATGDLPLPDLCIRTGGEHRISNFLLWQLAYSELYFSDLFWPDFKHEAMRNALADFASRQRRFGKTSEQVEAGARV